TGGATTGTCGTAACGGGCGACGGGTGACCGGGGAGGCAACTTTTTTTCGACGGCCGGATGAGCTATGTCCATGAGTCAGTGACGAGTTCAAATCGTGTCGATTTTTGGTGCGAAGGGCGACTTTAAGAACTTCCGACATATTCTCCACATAGATAAACTCAAGGCCTCGTAGGAGATGTTTGGGAATGTCATCAAGGTCTTTCTGGTTTCTTTTAGGCATCACAATGGTTTTGATATGGGCCCGTTTAGCGGCTAGAACTTTTTCTTTTAATCCGCCAATGGCCAGTATTCTGCCGCGAAGCGTGACTTCCCCTGTCATCGCCAAGTCTCGTTTGACAGGTTTATTGCTGAGACAGGATGCAAGGGCCGTCGCCATCGTAATGCCTGCGGACGGTCCGTCTTTGGGAATGGCCCCGGCCGGAACGTGAACGTGAATGTCCTGTTTTGCGAAAATGTCAGGATTGATTCCCAATGACTTGGCCTGGGAGCGAATATAGGTAAGTGCGGCATGAGCAGATTCTTTCATGACGTCGCCAAGATGCCCTGTCAAGGTTAAGAGGCCTTTTCCCTTGATGGCCGAAGCCTCGATGTACAAAACATCCCCACCGGTTTCTGTCCATGCGAGTCCAGTTGAGACGCCGACTTCATCTTTTTCCTGTTCCTGATCCGGCACATATTTAGGAACACCGAGGTAGTGATGGAGGTTTCGGGGAGTGACCTGATAGCGTTTGATCTTTCCTTCGGCAATGCGTTTCGCCACTTTTCGCATGACATTGGCCAGTTCACGCTCCAGATTGCGAACCCCGGCCTCTTTGGTATATTGAGAAATGATGCGCGCCAGGCACGGATCGGTGAGAAGTAAGTGCTCTTGTGTGATTCCGTGTTCCTCCAACTGACGCGGGATCAGGTAGCGTTGAGCAATGCCAAGCTTTTCTTCCTCCGAATACCCTGGGATTTCAATGATCTCCATTCGGTCCCGTAGTGCGGAGAGAATGGGATCCGTCAAATTTGCGGTCGTAATGAACATGACTTTACTCAGGTCAACGGGGACTCCGAGATAGTGATCGACAAACGCATGGTTTTGTTCCGGATCGAGCACTTCCAGTAAGGCAGCCGAGGGATCCCCGCGGAAATCGGTTCCAATTTTATCGACTTCATCGAGCATGAACACGGGGTTATTGGTCCCTGCCTGTTTGATCCCTTGGACGATCCTTCCTGGCAGTGCTCCAACATAGGTTCGGCGATGTCCTCGAATTTCGGCTTCGTCTCGTGTTCCACCTAAACTCATGCGAACGAATTCCCGCCCCATGGCACGAGCTATCGATTTACCTAAAGAAGTTTTGCCGACTCCAGGAGGCCCCACAAAACACAAGATGGGTCCTTTCATTTTGTCTTTGAGTTTGCGCACGGCGAGATATTCCAGAATTCGTTCCTTGACCCGTTCCAGATCGTAGTGATCCTCCTGCAGTACCTGGTTTGCCTGGGGGAGGTCGAGGTTATCCTCAGAATGACGGTTCCAAGGTAATTCAACAAACCATTCCAAGTACGTGCGGATCGTCCCGGCCTCGGCCGTATCCTGGTGTGTTTTTTCCAGACGTTTCAGTTGTTTCTCCGCTTCTTTCAGGACCTTGTCCGGCATGCTGGCTTCTTGAATCTTTCGACGAAATTCGGCCACTTCTTCAGATCGGTCATCGAGTTCCCCCAACTCTTTCTGGATCGCTTTGAGTTGTTCGCGAAGGAAGTATTCTCGTTGCGTCTTATCCATTTCCCCCTTGGCTTCAGCTTGGATTTTCTGTTGCATGGACAAGACGTCCTGCTCACTACTCAGGATTTCATTCACACGCCTCAGGCGGAGAAGAGGATCGTCAATTTCGAGGACTCCCTGAGTGGTCTCAATATTGAGCCCAAGATTGGAAGAGATAATGTCTGCCAGACGTCCAGGATCGTCAAGATTTTCAATGACGGTGAGCACATCCGGCATCAACACTTTTCCTAGTCCGACAATTTTTTCCAAGGATTCTCGGGTGGAGCGAACGATGGCTTCTTTCTCCAAGGAAGGAAGCGCTGTGGGTGATTCGGCCAATGTTTTGATGCGGGCGGAGAAAAATGGATTGGTTTGGGTGAATTCTTGAACCCGGGCTTTTGTGAGGCCCTGGACGAGTATTTTGATACGGGCATCCGGAAGTTTCAGCATGCGCATGATGACGCCGACTGTGCCTATTTGATAGAGATCTGGGGTCTCTGGCACTTCCACGTCTTGATTTTTTTGGGTGGTTAAAAAGATTAAGCGGTCGGAGGAGAGAGCGGCTTCAATGGCCTTGATGGACATGTCGCGCCCAACAAAGAGAGGGAGCACCATATAGGGAAAGACAACAATGTCCCGTACTGGAAGAAGGGGTAATTCTTCTGGGATCTGTTCAATAGACGGTGCGGGAATCTCCGGATAGTCTTCAGTCATCAGTTTTATTTCTAACGATGAACGAATGGGTTCATCAAAGATTTGGCCAAAGTGGGGAACAGTGTTTCTCTCAATCTTTTCATCGGAAAAGGGACTTTACCAGACAGAGCAGGGATATCTTCGGACCTATCATGAACGTTACGATGGTCCCGGCTTGCACAGCCAATGCCGAAGATTGTCCGGGGTTAGGAATGGGTCTCTAAATGAAATTCCATTATTCGTTGTTTAAGAAAACCTACATGAATTGTATTGATTTTGATACTAGGAGAAGGTGAAAAATGTTGTCAAGGTTTATGCTTGCTCCCTTCTTGGGATGTTTCTGAGAATAGCGCATGCCTAAGATGTTGCCTTTACAAGGAATCCTATCAAGAATATAATCTGCCACCTTGATCCCAATATGATGATTGCCTCCTCATTTCTCAGGCTTCCCCCCATTATCACCAGCATCTCTAAGGTTTAATCGTTGGGGACCAAATTGAAGGGGCAATTCTGCTGTCCTGCTGACCATACAAATTTTTTGTGATACACCCTTCTGGTTTCCTCCATCGCTTTAGAGATGCCCCATGGATCTAGTGTTGCCTGAGTTACTGGGTCTTGGGCACAAGATGAGGCGTTTCGGGATTTCTCTCTTTTCATCTTTCAGCCTTTTTCTCCTTGTTGGTCTGCTTGTGGTAGGAACACTTCCGTTTGGGAGACCGGTGTTGGCCCAAACTTCCCAGTCCCATATCGAAGGCATCGAAATTGAAGGAAACCAGCATATTGAAGACCTGGCTATTTTAGGGAAATTATCCATCAAACCAGGTGATGTATTTACCCAAGAGTCCATTCGGGAACAAATTCAGCTGATATATGGAATGGGGTTTTTTGAAGATGTCGAAGTCTCAACCGAAGTCAGGGCCAATGGAGTCCTGGTGGTCTTTCGTGTGAAGGAAAAACCGTTTACGATCGAAGTGGTGTTCGATGGAAATGAAGAGTTGTCAGACGACAAGCTGAACGAAAAAAATACCGTAAAAAATCAGGTGTTTTTGGATAAAGAACAGGTAAAGATTTCTGTAGAAAGTTTTCGATCGTTGTATCACGACAAGGGCTTTTACCATGTTCAAATTATTCCTATCACCGATATGGTCGAGAACAATCAAGTACGATTGACCTTTTATATCGAAGAGGGGAGTCAGGCCCATATTCGTACGATCGTATTTGAAGGCCGTAATGTCATTCGGAAGAAGGAATTGACGTCGTTTATGGCCAATCGCGAATATTCCTGGCCCTGGTCAATTTTTTCGGATGCCGGCATCCTTCATCGCGATGAGCTTCCGAATGATGTCGAACGGATTAAAGAAGTGTACCTCAATAAAGGCTATTTAGATGTCCAAGTCGGGATGCCTCGAATGGATTTGGATGAGAAGAAAGAATGGTTTACTCTGGTATTCCCGATTGTCGAAGGAGAGCCCTATGTGGTGAGTCAAATCGAGTATACCGGAAATACGCTCTTCTCTGATGCCGAATTACGGGAAGGATTGATCATTGAACCTGGTGAAGTGTTTCAGCGTGCAAAAATCCGTGATGAGATTACCCGGTTGACGGATTTATATGGCAGTCGGGGTTATGCATTTGCCGAGGCCAATCCTTCCGTAGAGCCTGATCCTCCCACGCGGAGCACTCGTATTGGTTTTTCCATTGAGGAAGGAGAAATGGTCAGGATTCAAGATATCCGCATTACCGGGAATAATAAGACGCGGGACAATGTGATCCGGCGTGAATTGCGGGTGGATGAACGGGACATGATCGATTCCCCGGCAATAAAACGGAGTTTCGAACGTCTTAATAATTTGAATTTTTTTGAAACGGTGGAGATTCTTCCCAAACAGATTGCTCCAGGTGAAGTCGATTTAGAGGTCAAAGTCAAGGAAAAACCGACCGGCTCCTTCAGCATTGGCGGAGGTTTCAGCACCTTGGATCAATTTACGTTGATTGCGGATATTACCGAGGGGAATTTATTCGGGCGGGGGTATTTAGCCAGGATCCGGGGGCAGGTAGGAGGACGGCGTACTCTGGGAACTATTACCTTTCGAAATCCGGCTATTTTTGATACCTTAACCTCCGGCCAGGCTGATTTGTTCAGCTCGCGAACCAATTTCCTGACGTATCTTGAAAAAAAGCAAGGGGCGAATCTGACGTTTGGTCGGGGCTTTTCTGAATACCTGACGGGTACCTTTACTCTTGTAGCTGAAAAAATCAAAATTGATGATGTGGAATCTGATGCCAACGATCTCATTAAAGATCAGGAAGGCACGCAGTCCACGACCGGGTTCCGTGCCTCTTTATTCAGGGATTCGCGTGATTATTATTTAGACCCCCGTCGTGGCACTCGAATCGGTGTCATCGCGAGTTTTGGAACGGATGTCCTTGGGGGGTCAAATAATTTTTATAGCATGTCGTTGGATGCCATGAAATTTACCCCCTTGCCCTTTTGGGATTTTCGTCATTCCATTCGGGGACGGATTGGATATGGAGACGGATTTAATGGAGAGGAATTCCCTATTCCTGAGTTTTTTTACGTTGGAGGCATCAACACTGTGCGAGGATTTAAATTTGGCCGTGCCGGGCCCGTGACCTCCGGCAATGATCCTGAAGGGGGCAATAAACAAATCATTATTAATAATGATTTGATTTTCCCGGTGTTGCCAGATGCCAAGTTGAACGGGGTCATTTTTTTCGATTATGGAAAAGGATTTTCTGAAGGAGATAGTTTAGATTTTGATCTTCGAATGGCTGCAGGCATGGAGGTGAGATGGATTTCACCATTTGGTCCTCTTCGGGCGGCGTATGGCCGTCCTATAGATGGACCAAAGGATGACAGAAAGTGGGTATTTGAGTTTTCCGTGGGATCGGTCTTTTAGATGGGATTTGCAACAAGACCATGCGTGATGGCGAGGGAGAGGAGAGAACATATAATGAGGAAGATAGGTGTTGGGGGTGTCGGCGGGTGGATGACTATGGGAAGTCTGGTTCTGACTTTCGCCTGGGGCTGCACGGCGATAGGGCCAACCAATCCATCGGATCTCCCGGTCGGTGTCGTTGATCCTCAGCGGATATTGGCTGAAACGGTCAAGGGAAAACGGCTGTCGGATGCGCTGAATGCCTTTATGAAG
Above is a window of Candidatus Nitrospira neomarina DNA encoding:
- the lon gene encoding endopeptidase La produces the protein MTEDYPEIPAPSIEQIPEELPLLPVRDIVVFPYMVLPLFVGRDMSIKAIEAALSSDRLIFLTTQKNQDVEVPETPDLYQIGTVGVIMRMLKLPDARIKILVQGLTKARVQEFTQTNPFFSARIKTLAESPTALPSLEKEAIVRSTRESLEKIVGLGKVLMPDVLTVIENLDDPGRLADIISSNLGLNIETTQGVLEIDDPLLRLRRVNEILSSEQDVLSMQQKIQAEAKGEMDKTQREYFLREQLKAIQKELGELDDRSEEVAEFRRKIQEASMPDKVLKEAEKQLKRLEKTHQDTAEAGTIRTYLEWFVELPWNRHSEDNLDLPQANQVLQEDHYDLERVKERILEYLAVRKLKDKMKGPILCFVGPPGVGKTSLGKSIARAMGREFVRMSLGGTRDEAEIRGHRRTYVGALPGRIVQGIKQAGTNNPVFMLDEVDKIGTDFRGDPSAALLEVLDPEQNHAFVDHYLGVPVDLSKVMFITTANLTDPILSALRDRMEIIEIPGYSEEEKLGIAQRYLIPRQLEEHGITQEHLLLTDPCLARIISQYTKEAGVRNLERELANVMRKVAKRIAEGKIKRYQVTPRNLHHYLGVPKYVPDQEQEKDEVGVSTGLAWTETGGDVLYIEASAIKGKGLLTLTGHLGDVMKESAHAALTYIRSQAKSLGINPDIFAKQDIHVHVPAGAIPKDGPSAGITMATALASCLSNKPVKRDLAMTGEVTLRGRILAIGGLKEKVLAAKRAHIKTIVMPKRNQKDLDDIPKHLLRGLEFIYVENMSEVLKVALRTKNRHDLNSSLTHGHSSSGRRKKVASPVTRRPLRQSITKTR
- the bamA gene encoding outer membrane protein assembly factor BamA gives rise to the protein MDLVLPELLGLGHKMRRFGISLFSSFSLFLLVGLLVVGTLPFGRPVLAQTSQSHIEGIEIEGNQHIEDLAILGKLSIKPGDVFTQESIREQIQLIYGMGFFEDVEVSTEVRANGVLVVFRVKEKPFTIEVVFDGNEELSDDKLNEKNTVKNQVFLDKEQVKISVESFRSLYHDKGFYHVQIIPITDMVENNQVRLTFYIEEGSQAHIRTIVFEGRNVIRKKELTSFMANREYSWPWSIFSDAGILHRDELPNDVERIKEVYLNKGYLDVQVGMPRMDLDEKKEWFTLVFPIVEGEPYVVSQIEYTGNTLFSDAELREGLIIEPGEVFQRAKIRDEITRLTDLYGSRGYAFAEANPSVEPDPPTRSTRIGFSIEEGEMVRIQDIRITGNNKTRDNVIRRELRVDERDMIDSPAIKRSFERLNNLNFFETVEILPKQIAPGEVDLEVKVKEKPTGSFSIGGGFSTLDQFTLIADITEGNLFGRGYLARIRGQVGGRRTLGTITFRNPAIFDTLTSGQADLFSSRTNFLTYLEKKQGANLTFGRGFSEYLTGTFTLVAEKIKIDDVESDANDLIKDQEGTQSTTGFRASLFRDSRDYYLDPRRGTRIGVIASFGTDVLGGSNNFYSMSLDAMKFTPLPFWDFRHSIRGRIGYGDGFNGEEFPIPEFFYVGGINTVRGFKFGRAGPVTSGNDPEGGNKQIIINNDLIFPVLPDAKLNGVIFFDYGKGFSEGDSLDFDLRMAAGMEVRWISPFGPLRAAYGRPIDGPKDDRKWVFEFSVGSVF